From Pseudomonas sp. stari2:
GGGATTGGCCGAGGCGGGCGAGGGCGACGACGTGTTCGGTGGTCAACTGCACCAGGTCCTCGCCCTGCAACGGGTATTCGGCGGCGCGCATAACGCCTTGGGCCATGTGCCGCAGCAGTTGTTCCCACAGATGCAGGTCCGTCGCGGCCGGTGGCACGGCCACCAGTTTGCCGTCGGCACGGCGGGCTACGGTTTTGCAATGCACGTAGCCGACGTGGCGGCCCAGCAGTCGAGCGGCACTGGTGGCGGACTGGTCTTGCCACTGCCAGTTGCCGATGTCGAAGGTCATCTTGATCGGCAGGTTGTGCTGCTCGACGGCGGCGAAGAAGCGCTGGAACGGCTCGATGCGACCGCCGTGCAGGGTCTGGTCGTTTTCTACCAAAAGCTGAACAGGACTTTGCGCAAGGATTTGCGCCAAGGCTTGCAGATCACCGTTGTCGGTGAAGAATCCAAGGGAAACCTTCAGCCACTTCGAACCGAACGCTTCGGCGTTTTGCAGCGCGGTGATGAGTTCGGGATTGGGCCGCGACTGACCGGCCAGCCACAGCTCGGTGGGCGAGGAATAGATGCTTTGCAGGCCTTGAGCGTGGGCGGCAGCAGCAAGTTGTGCGGGTACTTCGTTGGTCAGCAGTTCTTCGCGCCATTCGATGCGATTGGCGCCGGCGGCGGCCAGCACTTCGATGAATGAGCCTTGGCCGCGACGACGAACAAGGTCGGCGCCGTAGCTGGAGAGGCTGATGGAAATGGCAGGTTTATTCATTGTTATCTACCTCTGAAACCGGTTTC
This genomic window contains:
- a CDS encoding TIM barrel protein is translated as MNKPAISISLSSYGADLVRRRGQGSFIEVLAAAGANRIEWREELLTNEVPAQLAAAAHAQGLQSIYSSPTELWLAGQSRPNPELITALQNAEAFGSKWLKVSLGFFTDNGDLQALAQILAQSPVQLLVENDQTLHGGRIEPFQRFFAAVEQHNLPIKMTFDIGNWQWQDQSATSAARLLGRHVGYVHCKTVARRADGKLVAVPPAATDLHLWEQLLRHMAQGVMRAAEYPLQGEDLVQLTTEHVVALARLGQSRLEPAHV